A genomic region of Chlorobaculum parvum NCIB 8327 contains the following coding sequences:
- a CDS encoding SDR family oxidoreductase: MSTSDNGKVLLITGASTGIGRSTAIQAVEAGWRVVVAARSAEKLTALVDELGAERAIAVPCDVAEWEQQEAMVQKTIERFGRLDAVFANAGFSNGSSFIEGEHRPNEWRDMVMTNVFGAAATARLTLPELVKTGGHFLVTGSVLGRVTSMRNLYGATKWAVTGMAQAIRNEVASKGVRVTLVEPGIVDTPFWDGLQKPVAPELLPDDVARGVMYALSQPPHVDVSEIIIRPTGQAH; this comes from the coding sequence ATGAGTACTTCAGATAACGGAAAGGTTCTTCTCATAACCGGGGCTTCGACCGGCATCGGGCGTTCGACGGCGATTCAGGCCGTGGAGGCGGGCTGGCGGGTCGTGGTGGCAGCGCGGTCGGCGGAAAAGCTGACGGCGCTTGTCGATGAACTCGGCGCCGAGCGGGCAATAGCCGTGCCGTGCGACGTGGCGGAATGGGAACAGCAGGAGGCGATGGTGCAGAAAACCATCGAGCGCTTCGGCAGACTCGACGCGGTTTTCGCCAATGCGGGATTTTCAAATGGATCGTCTTTCATCGAGGGCGAGCACAGACCCAACGAGTGGCGCGACATGGTGATGACCAACGTTTTCGGCGCGGCAGCCACGGCGCGCCTCACGCTGCCGGAGCTGGTCAAAACCGGGGGACATTTCCTCGTGACGGGTTCGGTTCTGGGCCGGGTTACCTCGATGCGAAACCTCTACGGAGCCACCAAATGGGCGGTAACCGGCATGGCGCAGGCGATCCGCAACGAAGTGGCAAGCAAGGGCGTGCGGGTCACGTTGGTCGAGCCGGGCATTGTGGATACGCCGTTCTGGGATGGCTTGCAGAAACCGGTCGCTCCGGAACTGCTTCCGGACGACGTGGCGCGAGGCGTGATGTACGCTCTCAGCCAGCCTCCGCATGTGGATGTAAGTGAAATCATTATCAGGCCGACCGGACAGGCTCACTGA
- a CDS encoding Spy/CpxP family protein refolding chaperone, translating into MKKTIITTALLAGFIGAAGTASAANNDRQAPCPPPSVSRSADAPGYGMRPDARAQKRASIKQALNLSDRQERKMVELRQNFFTRSRPVVQDLMNMRRELALESVRKHPNRMKIDKLTRRIGQVHEQLAEMQSRHLHNVASVLDDKQLDRFMHMKDQRGDRHWKRS; encoded by the coding sequence ATGAAAAAGACGATTATTACGACAGCACTTCTTGCCGGATTTATCGGTGCGGCAGGTACCGCATCAGCAGCAAACAACGACAGGCAGGCTCCGTGCCCGCCTCCAAGCGTTTCCCGGTCGGCTGACGCTCCCGGTTACGGTATGAGGCCGGATGCAAGAGCACAGAAGAGGGCTTCGATCAAACAGGCGCTGAATCTGAGCGATCGTCAGGAACGGAAAATGGTCGAGTTGCGACAGAACTTTTTCACCCGCAGCCGTCCTGTTGTTCAGGATCTCATGAATATGAGACGTGAGCTTGCTCTTGAATCGGTCAGGAAACATCCCAACAGGATGAAAATCGACAAACTTACCCGTAGAATCGGACAGGTGCATGAACAGTTGGCTGAAATGCAAAGCCGCCATCTCCATAATGTGGCGTCAGTGCTTGACGACAAGCAGCTTGACCGGTTTATGCATATGAAAGATCAACGTGGCGACAGGCACTGGAAGAGAAGCTGA
- a CDS encoding alpha/beta fold hydrolase, which yields MLLLHGISASFDFYDPVIPQLAGSFRVLGLDLLGFGGSDKPQSIVYSLQLYADLIHEFLEKTGAIARWPVYGTGHSMGGKYLLATALIHPGTFDKMVLSNTDGFVTLPSWSRAISLPGVRHLLKPLVTTEKMSRKMFDAALYNRQAIDRGLYRKLLGIARDHGAFDTTMKLNRNMPLLDMQRTGLRSRLGELTQPVLIIWGDHDQYISPKIAPVVKQELPTSKLIVFRDCGHCPMLEYPEKFSSAVKNFIFEETPAH from the coding sequence ATGCTGCTTCTGCACGGGATTTCAGCATCGTTCGATTTTTACGATCCGGTCATACCGCAGCTTGCCGGCTCATTCAGGGTTCTCGGTCTCGACCTGCTTGGATTCGGCGGCTCCGACAAACCGCAGAGCATCGTCTACTCGCTTCAGCTCTATGCCGATCTGATCCACGAGTTCCTTGAAAAAACCGGCGCAATCGCGCGGTGGCCGGTGTACGGTACCGGTCACTCGATGGGGGGAAAGTACTTGCTCGCGACCGCCCTGATTCATCCCGGAACGTTCGACAAAATGGTGTTGAGCAATACTGACGGCTTCGTCACCCTGCCGTCATGGTCGAGAGCCATCAGCCTACCCGGCGTGCGTCACCTGCTCAAACCGCTGGTAACGACCGAAAAGATGTCCCGCAAAATGTTCGATGCCGCCCTGTACAACCGGCAGGCAATCGACCGAGGGCTCTACCGGAAGCTGCTCGGAATTGCACGTGACCACGGAGCCTTCGACACGACCATGAAGCTGAACCGGAACATGCCGCTGCTCGACATGCAGCGCACTGGCCTGCGTTCGAGGCTTGGCGAGTTGACGCAGCCTGTACTGATCATCTGGGGCGACCATGACCAGTATATTTCACCGAAAATCGCCCCTGTGGTCAAGCAAGAGCTGCCCACATCAAAGCTGATCGTCTTCAGGGATTGCGGCCACTGCCCTATGCTTGAATACCCGGAAAAGTTCAGCTCGGCGGTCAAAAATTTTATTTTTGAGGAAACACCAGCGCATTAA
- the tmk gene encoding dTMP kinase — protein MLITFEGIDGAGKSTQVVKLKRHLQERGREVLTLREPGGTPVAEQIRELLLESHNDITSIAELLLFSASRAELMEKIIVPALEDGCDVILDRFFDSTTAYQGYGRGLNLDMLAEINRIASHGIRPDITFYLDLTPEDALLRKFSEKSLPLAFESEELDRMENSGLEFYQRVRAGYHAILEAEPQRIIMIDALLTPQEIHRKILSALQALEVPEDGKR, from the coding sequence ATGCTTATCACCTTCGAAGGAATCGACGGCGCAGGAAAATCGACCCAGGTCGTCAAGCTGAAACGCCATCTCCAGGAACGCGGCCGTGAGGTGCTCACCCTGCGCGAGCCGGGCGGGACACCCGTTGCCGAGCAGATTCGGGAGCTGCTGCTCGAAAGCCATAACGATATCACCTCGATCGCAGAGTTGCTGCTCTTTTCGGCAAGCCGGGCAGAGCTGATGGAGAAGATCATCGTGCCCGCACTGGAGGACGGCTGCGACGTCATTCTGGATCGTTTTTTCGATTCGACCACCGCTTACCAGGGCTACGGCCGCGGGCTGAACCTCGACATGCTCGCAGAAATCAACCGGATCGCCTCGCACGGCATTCGCCCCGACATCACCTTTTACCTCGACCTCACGCCTGAAGACGCGCTGTTGAGGAAGTTCTCCGAAAAATCGCTGCCGCTGGCGTTCGAGTCCGAAGAGCTGGACCGCATGGAGAATTCGGGGCTTGAATTTTACCAGCGTGTCCGGGCCGGTTATCACGCCATTCTGGAAGCTGAACCGCAGCGAATTATCATGATCGACGCACTTCTGACGCCACAGGAAATCCACCGGAAAATCCTCTCGGCACTTCAAGCTCTCGAGGTTCCAGAAGACGGTAAACGCTAA
- a CDS encoding beta-phosphoglucomutase family hydrolase: MSMNFKGVIFDLDGVITGTAKIHSLAWEAMFNSFLKNYAEVNNEPYVPFDPHQDYLKYVDGKPRMEGVKSFLASRDIEIPYGELDDIPEQETVCGLGNRKNSLFTEILVKEGPEVFQSSVEFIKNLKARGVRIGIASSSRNCKLILQLAHLEELFETRVDGEVSIELKLKGKPNPDIFTTAAANLGLEPNDCVVVEDAISGVQAGSKGNFGLVLGIAREIEGIKLKEEGADIVVRDLSEITIEDIEQWFDEGLEKEGWDLRYDSWKPKDERLRESLTAIGNGYMGVRGAFESGMASKHHYPGTYLAGVFNKLPSQVHGQTIWNNDMVNAPNWLPIEFRIGSGEFINPLEQKILSYRQNLDMRHALMEREMVVQDTLGNITRIRSRRFCSMDNPHVAALRYIIEPINYSAELEIRSTIDGLVKNEGVQRYSSLSNDHLDHVDHGTVGENGGIYLHVRTNHTGTDIVTHARTSIRCGFHGEPMSGGSVTSTPRRISENFRLKVSSDKRCIIEKVVSIHTSRDEGQHDPVKAGAETLASAGTFDELFQSHCAAWGAIWNKADMKIDGDRFSQKVLRLHIYHLMSTASPHNVNIDASIAARGLSGEGYRGHYFWDEIYIMPFYIEHAPEVARALLMYRYHSLDAARDYARDNGYHGAMYPWQTADDGREETPTIHYNPKSGAWDPDLSCRQRHVSIAVFYNAWHYVHDTGDMEFLNNYGAEMMFEIARFWASIATFSPETGRYHIEGVMGPDEFHEELPGTGKHGLKDNSYTNIMTAWLLEKALEFSQKLDPEVMDKLMEKIGIGHDEFMQWREIMSKMNVLIDKNGILEQFDGYMGLKELDWEHYKLKYGNIHRMDRILKAENDSPDHYKVAKQADVLMTFYTLNPMEVCSLLEKLGYHIPNPIRFVRDNYAYYEPRTSHGSTLSKVVHSIISSYLEGGHETAWNWFVEALKSDIQDTQGGTTQEGIHCGVMAGTIDTVTRYFAGIAFYNDMLNISPNFPVHWKGIETSLCFQQSWYKIALTPTSITVTLTESEAEEKPALIGGHSVTLKKGEATTVHIS, translated from the coding sequence ATGAGTATGAATTTCAAAGGAGTCATTTTCGATCTCGACGGTGTCATCACCGGCACGGCCAAAATCCACAGCCTCGCCTGGGAGGCCATGTTCAATTCATTTCTGAAGAATTATGCCGAGGTCAACAATGAGCCCTACGTCCCTTTCGACCCTCATCAGGACTATCTGAAATATGTGGACGGTAAACCGCGTATGGAGGGTGTTAAAAGCTTTTTAGCCTCCAGGGACATTGAAATTCCTTACGGCGAGCTCGACGATATTCCGGAACAGGAGACCGTCTGCGGACTCGGCAACCGGAAGAACAGCCTCTTTACCGAAATTCTCGTCAAGGAAGGGCCCGAGGTATTTCAGAGCTCGGTCGAGTTCATCAAAAACCTCAAGGCTCGCGGCGTGCGCATCGGCATCGCCTCGTCGAGCCGCAACTGCAAACTCATTCTCCAGCTCGCGCATCTGGAAGAGCTTTTTGAGACGCGCGTTGACGGCGAAGTTTCCATCGAGCTGAAACTCAAAGGCAAGCCCAATCCGGACATTTTCACGACTGCCGCAGCCAACCTTGGCCTCGAACCAAACGATTGCGTGGTTGTGGAAGACGCCATTTCAGGCGTGCAGGCGGGTTCGAAAGGCAATTTCGGGCTGGTGCTCGGCATCGCCCGCGAAATCGAGGGTATCAAACTCAAGGAAGAGGGCGCGGACATCGTGGTGCGCGATCTGAGCGAAATCACCATCGAGGATATTGAACAGTGGTTCGACGAAGGGCTTGAAAAAGAGGGCTGGGATCTTCGCTACGACTCCTGGAAGCCAAAGGACGAACGCCTCCGCGAATCGCTGACGGCCATCGGCAACGGTTACATGGGCGTGCGCGGAGCTTTCGAGAGCGGCATGGCCTCGAAGCACCACTACCCCGGCACCTACCTGGCCGGCGTATTCAACAAGCTTCCGTCACAGGTTCACGGCCAGACCATCTGGAACAATGACATGGTCAACGCTCCGAACTGGCTGCCCATCGAGTTCCGAATCGGAAGCGGCGAGTTCATCAATCCGCTGGAGCAGAAAATCCTGAGCTATCGCCAGAACCTCGACATGCGCCACGCCCTGATGGAGCGTGAGATGGTTGTGCAGGATACACTCGGCAACATCACCCGCATCAGAAGCCGCCGCTTCTGCAGCATGGACAATCCGCATGTCGCGGCGCTTCGCTACATCATCGAGCCGATCAACTACTCGGCTGAACTTGAAATCCGATCGACCATCGACGGTCTGGTCAAGAACGAAGGCGTCCAGCGCTACAGCAGCCTCTCGAACGACCACCTCGACCACGTCGATCACGGAACAGTAGGTGAGAACGGCGGCATCTACCTGCACGTACGCACCAACCACACTGGCACTGACATCGTCACCCACGCCCGCACGTCCATCCGCTGCGGCTTCCACGGTGAACCGATGAGCGGCGGCAGCGTCACCAGCACCCCACGGCGCATCAGCGAGAACTTCCGCCTGAAGGTTTCGTCAGACAAGCGCTGCATCATCGAAAAGGTGGTCTCGATCCACACCTCGCGCGACGAGGGGCAGCACGATCCGGTGAAGGCCGGCGCCGAAACGCTCGCATCGGCAGGCACCTTCGACGAGCTGTTCCAGAGCCATTGCGCTGCATGGGGCGCCATCTGGAACAAAGCCGACATGAAAATCGACGGCGACCGCTTCAGCCAGAAGGTGCTCCGGCTGCACATCTACCACCTCATGTCGACCGCCTCGCCGCACAACGTCAACATCGACGCCAGCATTGCCGCACGCGGCCTCAGCGGCGAAGGGTATCGCGGCCACTACTTCTGGGATGAAATTTATATCATGCCGTTCTACATCGAGCACGCGCCCGAGGTGGCACGCGCCCTGCTGATGTACCGCTACCACAGCCTCGACGCAGCGCGCGATTACGCTCGCGACAACGGCTACCACGGCGCGATGTACCCTTGGCAGACCGCCGATGACGGACGCGAGGAGACGCCGACCATTCACTACAATCCGAAGAGCGGCGCCTGGGATCCCGACCTGAGCTGCCGCCAGCGCCACGTTTCGATTGCGGTGTTCTACAACGCCTGGCACTACGTGCACGACACCGGCGACATGGAGTTCCTGAACAACTATGGCGCCGAGATGATGTTCGAGATCGCCCGTTTCTGGGCCAGCATCGCCACCTTCTCGCCCGAAACCGGTCGCTACCACATCGAAGGCGTCATGGGCCCTGACGAGTTCCACGAAGAGCTGCCCGGCACCGGCAAGCACGGCCTGAAAGACAACTCGTACACCAACATCATGACCGCCTGGCTGCTTGAAAAAGCGCTCGAGTTCAGCCAGAAACTCGATCCCGAGGTGATGGACAAGCTCATGGAGAAGATCGGCATCGGCCACGACGAGTTCATGCAGTGGCGCGAGATCATGAGCAAGATGAACGTGCTCATCGACAAGAACGGTATCCTCGAACAGTTCGACGGCTACATGGGGCTCAAGGAGCTCGACTGGGAGCACTACAAGCTCAAATATGGCAACATCCACCGGATGGACAGGATTCTGAAAGCCGAGAACGATTCGCCCGACCACTACAAAGTGGCCAAGCAGGCAGACGTCCTGATGACCTTCTACACGCTCAACCCGATGGAAGTCTGTTCGCTCCTCGAAAAGCTCGGCTACCACATTCCAAATCCCATAAGGTTCGTGCGCGACAACTACGCCTACTACGAACCGAGAACCAGCCACGGATCGACTCTGAGCAAGGTGGTGCACTCGATCATCTCGAGCTACCTCGAAGGTGGCCACGAAACCGCGTGGAACTGGTTCGTCGAAGCGCTCAAGAGCGACATTCAGGACACGCAGGGCGGCACTACCCAGGAAGGCATCCATTGCGGTGTGATGGCCGGAACCATCGACACGGTCACCCGCTACTTCGCCGGCATCGCCTTCTACAACGACATGCTCAACATCAGCCCGAACTTCCCGGTGCACTGGAAAGGCATCGAAACCAGCCTCTGCTTCCAACAGAGCTGGTACAAAATCGCGCTCACGCCAACCAGCATCACGGTCACCCTGACCGAATCCGAGGCGGAGGAAAAACCGGCTCTGATCGGCGGCCACTCTGTGACGCTCAAAAAAGGCGAAGCAACGACCGTACACATCAGCTAA
- the queA gene encoding tRNA preQ1(34) S-adenosylmethionine ribosyltransferase-isomerase QueA, translating into MRLSNFRYTLPKTRIADHPESPRDACKLMVLNRRKKDIEHKVFTDIVSYFKKGDLLVVNNSRVFPAKIFGQKEKTDAKIEVFLLRELNKEAGLWDVLVDPARKVRVGNKIYFEDDVVAEVVDNTTSRGRTIRFLNPDIDVFKMVEKIGQVPLPPYFTRKPKDSDRTDYQTVYASQTGAVVAPMGGLHFTMPLLEQIQKVGVKILPITLHPSLSTFNAIEVEDVSKHKMDSEYFNIPYQTAMEINETKVNKSGRVFVVGTTTCRALEANATVEGKIKFGQGWTDKFIYPPYNFKVTDALITNFQQPETTLMMVVSAFAEHRLLMDAYKTALKNNYRFLAYGDSMLIV; encoded by the coding sequence ATGCGGCTCTCGAACTTTCGATATACCCTCCCCAAAACACGAATCGCCGACCACCCCGAATCGCCCCGCGACGCCTGCAAGCTGATGGTGCTGAACCGGCGCAAAAAGGACATCGAGCACAAGGTTTTCACCGACATTGTCTCGTACTTCAAAAAAGGCGACCTGCTGGTGGTCAACAACAGCCGGGTTTTTCCGGCCAAAATCTTCGGCCAGAAAGAGAAAACCGACGCCAAGATCGAGGTCTTTCTGCTCCGCGAGCTGAACAAAGAGGCCGGGCTCTGGGACGTGCTGGTTGATCCTGCGCGCAAGGTTCGCGTCGGCAATAAAATCTATTTCGAGGACGACGTTGTGGCCGAAGTAGTAGACAACACCACCTCGAGAGGCCGGACGATCCGCTTCCTCAACCCCGATATCGACGTCTTCAAGATGGTTGAAAAAATCGGCCAGGTACCGCTGCCACCCTACTTCACCAGAAAGCCAAAGGATTCGGACCGGACCGACTACCAGACCGTCTACGCCAGCCAGACCGGTGCCGTGGTCGCCCCGATGGGCGGGCTGCACTTCACCATGCCGCTACTGGAACAGATCCAGAAAGTGGGCGTAAAGATTCTGCCCATCACCCTGCACCCGAGCCTGAGCACCTTCAACGCCATCGAGGTTGAAGATGTATCGAAGCACAAGATGGACTCCGAGTACTTCAACATCCCCTACCAGACGGCCATGGAGATCAACGAAACCAAGGTCAACAAGTCCGGACGGGTGTTCGTCGTCGGCACCACGACCTGCCGCGCACTGGAAGCCAATGCCACCGTGGAGGGCAAGATCAAATTCGGCCAGGGATGGACCGACAAGTTCATCTATCCGCCCTACAACTTCAAGGTCACCGACGCGCTCATCACCAACTTCCAGCAGCCCGAAACGACCCTGATGATGGTGGTCAGCGCTTTCGCCGAGCACCGCCTGCTCATGGACGCCTACAAAACCGCACTCAAGAACAACTACCGGTTCCTGGCCTACGGGGACTCAATGCTCATCGTCTGA
- a CDS encoding IspD/TarI family cytidylyltransferase has translation MKTVAIIAASGVGKRMKLDGGMSKQMIEIGGHTVIWHTMKAFQDAESVDAVYIATKSDSIEPFKQLARENGFTKIHSIIEGGKERQDSIRNCMDLIEEEIESSGVMPDAILVHDGARPFIQPEEIDEIARISAEHGACVPATKPKDTIKYIGRTPEVFGETLDRSRLLQVQTPQGFTPAKLIEAHRKAASDGVYATDDAALVERYFPEQEIHVYEMGYHNIKITTPEDVPVGEAILAGLKARKSEN, from the coding sequence ATGAAAACCGTTGCAATCATCGCCGCCAGCGGAGTCGGCAAACGCATGAAGCTCGATGGCGGCATGAGCAAGCAGATGATCGAAATCGGAGGCCATACGGTCATCTGGCACACCATGAAAGCCTTTCAGGATGCCGAATCGGTCGACGCGGTCTATATCGCCACCAAATCCGACAGCATCGAACCGTTTAAGCAGCTCGCCCGCGAGAACGGCTTCACGAAGATCCACTCGATCATCGAAGGCGGAAAAGAACGCCAGGACTCGATCAGAAATTGCATGGATCTGATCGAAGAGGAGATCGAATCATCTGGCGTCATGCCCGACGCGATCCTGGTACACGACGGCGCACGCCCCTTCATCCAACCGGAAGAGATCGACGAGATCGCAAGGATTTCGGCAGAGCACGGCGCATGCGTGCCCGCTACAAAGCCCAAGGACACCATCAAATACATCGGACGCACCCCCGAGGTGTTCGGCGAAACCCTTGACCGCAGCCGCCTGCTGCAGGTGCAGACCCCGCAGGGATTCACACCAGCGAAACTCATCGAAGCACACCGGAAAGCCGCCAGCGACGGCGTGTATGCCACCGATGACGCGGCGCTTGTCGAGCGCTACTTCCCCGAGCAGGAGATTCATGTCTACGAGATGGGCTACCACAACATCAAGATCACTACGCCCGAAGACGTCCCTGTCGGTGAGGCGATTCTGGCCGGACTCAAAGCCAGAAAAAGCGAAAATTAA
- a CDS encoding hotdog fold thioesterase: MTQDSIFTVPVTPEEINATQIIEGQMAHHLSIEITAVGPDFMTATMPVDHRTIQRIGILHGGASLALAETVGSIAASYCVDRDKYFIVGQEINANHLRAVRQGESAVHATATPLHLGRTSQVWDIKLRDDQGRLVCISRFTVAVLEKRS; encoded by the coding sequence ATGACACAGGATTCAATCTTCACGGTTCCGGTCACGCCCGAAGAGATCAATGCAACGCAGATCATCGAAGGCCAGATGGCCCACCATCTCAGCATTGAAATTACGGCTGTCGGGCCCGACTTCATGACGGCGACTATGCCTGTCGATCACCGTACCATCCAGCGCATCGGCATTCTGCACGGCGGAGCTTCGTTAGCGCTTGCCGAAACAGTCGGCAGCATCGCCGCTTCGTATTGCGTGGATCGTGACAAATACTTTATCGTCGGTCAGGAGATCAACGCCAACCACCTTCGCGCCGTGCGCCAAGGCGAAAGCGCCGTGCATGCCACCGCCACCCCGCTGCATCTCGGACGCACCTCACAGGTCTGGGACATCAAGCTGCGCGACGACCAGGGCCGACTGGTCTGCATCAGCCGCTTTACCGTCGCTGTCCTTGAAAAACGCTCCTGA
- a CDS encoding B12-binding domain-containing radical SAM protein gives MLAEDLQTAESTVSRSDSAGPSLEQLAAAQKTRKKWLLIQPKSQTSMMVDSGTVSMPLNLIMVATLASKYFDITFLDERTGDTIPQDFSGFDVVAITSRTLNATNAYRIGDRAKAQGKIVLLGGVHPTMLHDEAASHCTSVIYGEIESVWDELARDIFQGTMKSFYKSSDLRPMTNMTPPDFSFALNSPHAKKYSQLIPILATKGCPVGCSFCTTPTVYGKSYRYREIDLVLDEMRAHQERLGKEKVRFSFMDDNISFRPKYFMELLEGMAKLGVRWNANISMNFLHKPEVAEVAGRSGCDLMSIGFESLNPDILKTMNKGSNRLQNYETAVNNLHKNKIAIQGYFMFGFDDDNEKSFQATYDFIMQNRIEFPVFSLVTPFPGTPYFEEMKDRVRHLDWDKYDTYHYMFEPKKLGGEKLLENFIKLQREVYKGSAIMKRMQGKPVNWVWFVNFLMNRFTRKLTPEIYL, from the coding sequence ATGCTGGCAGAAGATCTTCAGACCGCCGAATCGACCGTTTCCCGTTCCGACAGTGCGGGCCCGTCCCTCGAACAACTCGCCGCCGCACAGAAGACCCGGAAAAAATGGCTGCTCATCCAGCCCAAGAGCCAGACCAGCATGATGGTCGATTCCGGTACGGTCAGCATGCCCCTGAACCTCATCATGGTTGCCACGCTGGCCAGCAAGTATTTCGACATCACCTTCCTCGATGAGCGAACCGGCGACACGATTCCGCAGGACTTCTCGGGCTTCGACGTTGTGGCGATCACCTCGCGCACGCTCAACGCCACGAACGCCTACCGCATCGGCGACCGCGCGAAAGCGCAGGGCAAAATCGTGCTGCTCGGCGGCGTTCACCCCACAATGCTGCACGACGAAGCCGCATCGCATTGCACCAGCGTCATTTACGGCGAGATCGAATCGGTCTGGGACGAACTTGCCCGCGATATTTTTCAGGGTACAATGAAGAGCTTCTACAAATCCAGCGATTTGCGTCCGATGACCAACATGACGCCTCCGGATTTCAGCTTTGCCCTGAATTCTCCACACGCAAAAAAATACAGCCAGCTTATCCCGATTCTGGCCACCAAAGGCTGCCCGGTTGGATGCAGCTTCTGCACCACGCCGACGGTGTATGGCAAAAGCTACCGCTACCGCGAAATCGATCTGGTGCTTGACGAAATGCGCGCCCATCAGGAGCGGCTTGGCAAAGAGAAGGTGCGCTTCTCCTTCATGGACGACAACATCAGTTTCAGGCCGAAATACTTCATGGAGCTGCTCGAAGGAATGGCCAAGCTCGGCGTGCGCTGGAATGCCAACATCTCGATGAACTTCCTGCACAAACCAGAGGTGGCCGAAGTAGCCGGGCGTTCGGGCTGCGACCTCATGAGCATCGGCTTCGAATCGCTCAATCCCGACATTCTCAAAACCATGAACAAGGGTTCGAACCGCCTGCAAAACTATGAAACGGCGGTGAACAACCTGCACAAGAACAAGATCGCCATCCAGGGCTACTTCATGTTCGGCTTCGACGATGACAACGAAAAGAGCTTCCAGGCGACCTACGACTTCATCATGCAGAACCGCATCGAGTTCCCGGTCTTCTCGCTCGTCACGCCCTTCCCCGGCACCCCCTATTTCGAGGAGATGAAAGACAGGGTACGCCACCTCGATTGGGACAAGTACGACACCTACCACTACATGTTCGAGCCGAAAAAGCTCGGCGGCGAAAAGCTGCTCGAAAATTTCATCAAACTTCAGCGCGAAGTCTACAAAGGCAGCGCCATCATGAAGCGCATGCAGGGCAAACCCGTCAACTGGGTCTGGTTCGTCAACTTCCTCATGAACCGCTTCACCCGCAAACTCACGCCGGAGATCTATCTCTGA
- a CDS encoding YXWGXW repeat-containing protein, with product MKKHVLLATLASGLLFFNPSGQALADVDLHVNVGGPGFVVGYNPDFFYVPDLGYSISYGGPYDIIMYGGYYYLYRNGYWYRSRHYRHGRWVLIDRYRLPYKIRRYRWHDIRRFRDVHYRRVHPNRFRDRRERDWRDRRDDRRWDRDRRDDRRDRRYDRDEIRLR from the coding sequence ATGAAAAAACATGTATTGCTGGCAACGCTGGCATCCGGATTGCTGTTTTTCAATCCTTCAGGTCAAGCTCTTGCTGACGTTGACTTGCACGTCAATGTAGGAGGCCCCGGCTTTGTGGTCGGTTACAATCCGGACTTTTTTTATGTGCCGGATCTTGGTTACTCCATCTCATATGGAGGTCCGTACGATATTATCATGTACGGAGGATACTACTATCTGTACCGTAACGGGTACTGGTATCGTTCACGCCATTATCGCCATGGGCGTTGGGTGCTTATCGACCGCTACCGGCTTCCCTACAAAATCAGAAGGTATCGCTGGCATGATATCCGAAGGTTCAGGGATGTTCATTACCGGCGGGTCCATCCGAATCGCTTCAGGGACCGTCGCGAGCGAGACTGGAGAGACCGACGGGATGACCGTCGCTGGGACCGGGATCGCAGAGACGATCGCCGTGATCGTCGGTACGACCGTGATGAAATCAGATTGCGTTAA